A part of Acipenser ruthenus chromosome 12, fAciRut3.2 maternal haplotype, whole genome shotgun sequence genomic DNA contains:
- the LOC117416525 gene encoding uncharacterized protein LOC117416525 isoform X1, which translates to MTANLVERGGEKKEKRQRELEPDIQSIGKRLRRGVLAPPERILGKPPAGDGMRGITVPGLREEDLLYHSRRDDKSSSNPSIVVRSSLNCGVSLCLNGGTCVPNPVSSLGFFCVCIPSRAGEFCEKSVGGVISYSALALIITGVILILILVLVSCCAIFGLYIKERDRLVSSLTEKGSALGFCSGERPTSQSLNPVSQSHLREHRYSKQSGRSSNAPASKSNAQPATSSVIQSYKPSTATPSSAKQPMPGTNTEMASQWQKAGMQTYMLSGFHGTSTVRKVMPQEPSDDNWSSRDLGTTERTIPTCRAIKANSSSPKTSSDFREMDSEREVEDHSPHLRSSSSPVTYEKLMNMMHIYFEAINTSDPVSPAGPSMEYSKQSRRSSNAPASNSHEQPATSSVKKTDAGPSGVQGTSTVRKVMPQEPSDDNWSSRDLGTANERTIPTCRAIKGRNYAESSNDFREMDSEREVEDHSPHLRLSSSPVTCEKLMNMMHIYFEAINTSDPVSPAGPSMVSPPGAKSCRANSPNMQSFNATAKRSDSTASQCGSAHSSPNSPVINWPVLDSGRHYEHIAHCTWSDSDEESEN; encoded by the exons ATGACAGCAAACCTTGTGGAGCGTggtggagaaaaaaaggaaaagagacagagagaactgGAGCCAGACATCCAATCCATTGGCAAGCGCTTACGCAGAGGTGTCTTGGCCCCCCCTGAAAGGATATTAGGAAAGCCTCCTGCTGGAGACGGAATGAGGGGGATCACGGTGCCGGGGCTGCGGGAGGAGGACCTTTTATATCACAGTAGAAGAGATGACAAGAGCAGCTCCAATCCAAGCATAG TTGTAAGGAGTAGTTTGAATTGTGGGGTAAGCCTTTGTCTTAATGGTGGAACTTGCGTCCCAAACCCAGTGAGCTCGTTGGGATTTTTTTGCGTGTGCATTCCAAGCAGAGCTGGAGAATTCTGTGAGAAATCTGTTGGAG GTGTCATCAGCTATTCTGCCCTAGCTCTTATCATTACGGGGGTCATTCTCATATTGATTTTGGTCCTTGTGTCATGCTGTGCTATTTTTGGTCTGTATATCAAGGAAAG AGATCGTCTGGTCAGTTCTTTAACGGAGAAAGGATCTGCTCTTGGTTTCTGCTCAGGTGAACGCCCCACATCTCAGTCACTCAACCCTGTCTCCCAGTCCCACCTTCGTGAGCATCGG TACTCAAAACAAAGCGGAAGATCATCTAATGCTCCAGCAAGCAAATCAAATGCACAACCAGCAACCTCTTCAGTCATACAGAGTTACAAACCGTCTACTGCAACACCCAGCTCTGCCAAACAGCCCATgccaggtacaaatacagaaatggcTTCTCAGTGGCAAAAAGCAG gtATGCAAACTTACATGCTATCTGGTTTTCATGGAACATCAACAGTCAGAAAGGTAATGCCACAAGAGCCCTCTGATGATAACTGGAGTTCAAGAGACTTGGGGACTACTGAAAGAACTATTCCTACCTGTAGGGCAATCAAAGCCaacagcagttctccaaaaacttCCAGTGATTTTCGGGAAATGGACAGCGAGAGGGAGGTTGAAGACCACAGCCCACATCTGAGGTCATCATCCAGTCCTGTGACCTATGAGAAGCTGATGAACATGATGCACATCTACTTTGAAGCCATCAACACCTCAGACCCAGTCTCTCCAGCCGGGCCCAGCATG GAGTACTCAAAACAAAGCAGAAGATCATCTAATGCTCCAGCAAGCAACTCACATGAACAACCAGCAACCTCTTCAGTCAAAAAGACTGATGCAGGGCCATCTGGTGTTCAAGGGACGTCAACAGTCAGAAAGGTAATGCCACAAGAGCCCTCTGATGATAACTGGAGTTCAAGAGACTTGGGGACTGCTAATGAAAGAACAATTCCTACCTGTAGGGCAATCAAAGGCAGAAATTATGCAGAATCTTCCAATGATTTTCGGGAAATGGACAGCGAGAGGGAGGTTGAAGACCACAGCCCACATCTGAGGTTATCATCCAGTCCTGTGACCTGTGAGAAGCTGATGAACATGATGCACATCTACTTTGAAGCCATCAACACCTCAGACCCAGTCTCTCCAGCCGGGCCCAGCATGGTCAGTCCACCAGGAGCAAAGAGCTGCAGGGCCAATTCACCAAACATGCAGAGCTTCAATGCAACTGCAAAAAGATCAGACAGCACCGCCTCGCAATGTGGGTCTGCTCATTCCTCACCCAATAGCCCTGTCATTAACTGGCCTGTCTTAGATTCAGGACGGCACTACGAGCACATTGCACACTGCACGTGGAGCGACAGTGATGAGGAATCCGAAAATTAA
- the LOC117416525 gene encoding uncharacterized protein LOC117416525 isoform X2 gives MTANLVERGGEKKEKRQRELEPDIQSIGKRLRRGVLAPPERILGKPPAGDGMRGITVPGLREEDLLYHSRRDDKSSSNPSIVVRSSLNCGVSLCLNGGTCVPNPVSSLGFFCVCIPSRAGEFCEKSVGGVISYSALALIITGVILILILVLVSCCAIFGLYIKERDRLVSSLTEKGSALGFCSGERPTSQSLNPVSQSHLREHRYSKQSGRSSNAPASKSNAQPATSSVIQSYKPSTATPSSAKQPMPGMQTYMLSGFHGTSTVRKVMPQEPSDDNWSSRDLGTTERTIPTCRAIKANSSSPKTSSDFREMDSEREVEDHSPHLRSSSSPVTYEKLMNMMHIYFEAINTSDPVSPAGPSMEYSKQSRRSSNAPASNSHEQPATSSVKKTDAGPSGVQGTSTVRKVMPQEPSDDNWSSRDLGTANERTIPTCRAIKGRNYAESSNDFREMDSEREVEDHSPHLRLSSSPVTCEKLMNMMHIYFEAINTSDPVSPAGPSMVSPPGAKSCRANSPNMQSFNATAKRSDSTASQCGSAHSSPNSPVINWPVLDSGRHYEHIAHCTWSDSDEESEN, from the exons ATGACAGCAAACCTTGTGGAGCGTggtggagaaaaaaaggaaaagagacagagagaactgGAGCCAGACATCCAATCCATTGGCAAGCGCTTACGCAGAGGTGTCTTGGCCCCCCCTGAAAGGATATTAGGAAAGCCTCCTGCTGGAGACGGAATGAGGGGGATCACGGTGCCGGGGCTGCGGGAGGAGGACCTTTTATATCACAGTAGAAGAGATGACAAGAGCAGCTCCAATCCAAGCATAG TTGTAAGGAGTAGTTTGAATTGTGGGGTAAGCCTTTGTCTTAATGGTGGAACTTGCGTCCCAAACCCAGTGAGCTCGTTGGGATTTTTTTGCGTGTGCATTCCAAGCAGAGCTGGAGAATTCTGTGAGAAATCTGTTGGAG GTGTCATCAGCTATTCTGCCCTAGCTCTTATCATTACGGGGGTCATTCTCATATTGATTTTGGTCCTTGTGTCATGCTGTGCTATTTTTGGTCTGTATATCAAGGAAAG AGATCGTCTGGTCAGTTCTTTAACGGAGAAAGGATCTGCTCTTGGTTTCTGCTCAGGTGAACGCCCCACATCTCAGTCACTCAACCCTGTCTCCCAGTCCCACCTTCGTGAGCATCGG TACTCAAAACAAAGCGGAAGATCATCTAATGCTCCAGCAAGCAAATCAAATGCACAACCAGCAACCTCTTCAGTCATACAGAGTTACAAACCGTCTACTGCAACACCCAGCTCTGCCAAACAGCCCATgccag gtATGCAAACTTACATGCTATCTGGTTTTCATGGAACATCAACAGTCAGAAAGGTAATGCCACAAGAGCCCTCTGATGATAACTGGAGTTCAAGAGACTTGGGGACTACTGAAAGAACTATTCCTACCTGTAGGGCAATCAAAGCCaacagcagttctccaaaaacttCCAGTGATTTTCGGGAAATGGACAGCGAGAGGGAGGTTGAAGACCACAGCCCACATCTGAGGTCATCATCCAGTCCTGTGACCTATGAGAAGCTGATGAACATGATGCACATCTACTTTGAAGCCATCAACACCTCAGACCCAGTCTCTCCAGCCGGGCCCAGCATG GAGTACTCAAAACAAAGCAGAAGATCATCTAATGCTCCAGCAAGCAACTCACATGAACAACCAGCAACCTCTTCAGTCAAAAAGACTGATGCAGGGCCATCTGGTGTTCAAGGGACGTCAACAGTCAGAAAGGTAATGCCACAAGAGCCCTCTGATGATAACTGGAGTTCAAGAGACTTGGGGACTGCTAATGAAAGAACAATTCCTACCTGTAGGGCAATCAAAGGCAGAAATTATGCAGAATCTTCCAATGATTTTCGGGAAATGGACAGCGAGAGGGAGGTTGAAGACCACAGCCCACATCTGAGGTTATCATCCAGTCCTGTGACCTGTGAGAAGCTGATGAACATGATGCACATCTACTTTGAAGCCATCAACACCTCAGACCCAGTCTCTCCAGCCGGGCCCAGCATGGTCAGTCCACCAGGAGCAAAGAGCTGCAGGGCCAATTCACCAAACATGCAGAGCTTCAATGCAACTGCAAAAAGATCAGACAGCACCGCCTCGCAATGTGGGTCTGCTCATTCCTCACCCAATAGCCCTGTCATTAACTGGCCTGTCTTAGATTCAGGACGGCACTACGAGCACATTGCACACTGCACGTGGAGCGACAGTGATGAGGAATCCGAAAATTAA